The following are from one region of the Biomphalaria glabrata chromosome 12, xgBioGlab47.1, whole genome shotgun sequence genome:
- the LOC106061021 gene encoding uncharacterized protein LOC106061021 isoform X1, translated as MSGDSADVIPDYLHLHLKDDSQGDIASEFSSISRRSSTFTGFSSQGSYYKRGRTGPYLEGNLRLLETINSKSMEREFNSDVMCCRFNHDGSHLAVGLCDGTIKIFNALSGQQLYTLSDEDTNKCRLPVTQIRFQPFAEGGKSEYTHIIIATYASGHIKFWHYTSGMCLSTINEVRQILALTVNPEGTHILTAGAEPQINMYDLETRKKVATMEPSDGYDIMDGHRFRVFALQYNPNHPHIFISGGWDDTVQYWDDRKTHSVKKFTGPHLCGDALDIDPIHNHILTGSWRKSHVLQIWDFASAVKIKDVPQDALNHSQLYCAQWLGRDSIICGGTNQNMARIIDRGTLNTTGQLVDLPQGVYCIDNDRQGTTPKIAVGSNRFVYLLRAEKKQFS; from the exons ATGAGCGGAGACTCGGCAGACGTTATTCCTGATTACTTACATCTGCATCTTAAAGATGACAGTCAGGGTGATATTGCCAGTGAATTCAGCTCAATTAGTAGGAGAAGTAGTACATTCACTGGATTTAGTAGTCAAGGCTCGTATTACAAACGGGGCAGAACAGGCCCATACTTAGAGGGCAATTTACGCCTTTTAGAAACAAT AAACAGCAAATCAATGGAAAG AGAGTTCAACTCTGATGTCATGTGTTGTCGATTCAATCATGATGGCAGTCATTTGGCAGTGGGGTTGTGTGATGGCACTATTAAG ATCTTCAATGCACTGAGCGGCCAACAGCTGTACACATTATCTGATGAGGACACCAATAAATGTCGGCTTCCTGTCACACAGATTCGTTTCCAGCCTTTTGCAGAAGGAGGAAAATCAGAATACACGCACATCATCATAGCAACAT ATGCATCAGGGCACATCAAGTTCTGGCACTACACTTCAGGAATGTGTTTGTCCACAATCAATGAAGTCAGACAAATTCTAGCGCTGACTGTCAACCCTGAAGGCACTCACATTCTAACAGCTGGAGCTGAGCCGCAGATTAACATGTACGACCTGGAGACCAGAAAGAAAGTCGCAACAATGGAgcctag CGATGGTTATGACATCATGGATGGCCACAGGTTCAGAGTGTTTGCCCTCCAGTATAATCCAAACCATccacatatatttatttctggAGGCTGGGATGACACTGTACAG TATTGGGATGACAGAAAAACTCATTCAGTCAA GAAATTTACTGGACCACACTTGTGTGGTGATGCCCTTGACATTGACCCAATTCACAACCACATTCTGACTGGATCATGGAGAAAAAGTCATGTGCTCCAG ATCTGGGATTTTGCTTCAGCTGTGAAAATCAAAGATGTTCCCCAGGATGCATTAAATCATAGTCAG CTCTATTGTGCACAGTGGCTTGGAAGAGACAGCATTATTTGTGGAGGTACTAATCAGAACATGGCCAGAATTATAGACAGAGGAACACTGAAT ACTACAGGTCAACTGGTTGATTTACCCCAAGGAGTGTACTGCATTGACAATGACAGGCAAGGGACAACACCCAAGATTGCTGTTGGCTCAAACAGATTTGTATATTTGCTTAGAGCTGAGAAAAAACAGTTTTCATAA
- the LOC106061022 gene encoding 39S ribosomal protein L18, mitochondrial-like: MSYLLDQVFPRLIRASEPLSLTSTLYFKKFSRCINTSSFLNQESPNQNYTVSKVYENRNPRNLEKLGLARKRLGWRFQAPRRDYYHKLVISRSVRHTEAWIEHFTGDTVLSASTKEWAIRNQLFSCNDLSACVNVGKVLAQRCLESGITSVFFDQTESGSSSSRVQLLIEEFKKANISLTEPEMIQPEPSPGINYEGYNRYAEPNVYQENYQDI, encoded by the exons ATGTCTTATTTGCTAGATCAAGTATTCCCAAGGTTAATTCGTGCGTCAGAACCGTTGTCGTTGACAAGCACCCtctatttcaaaa AGTTTTCTAGATGTATCAACAcaagtagttttttaaatcaagaaaGCCCGAACCAGAATTACACAGTCAGTAAGGTTTATGAGAATCGAAATCCAAG GAATCTAGAAAAACTTGGTCTTGCTCGAAAGAGATTGGGCTGGAGGTTCCAGGCACCTCGAAGAGATTATTATCACAA ATTGGTAATATCTCGTTCAGTACGACATACAGAAGCATGGATAGAACATTTTACAGGTGACACTGTCCTCAGTGCTAGTACCAAAGAATGGGCCATCAGGAATCAGCTTTTCAG TTGCAACGATCTATCAGCCTGTGTGAATGTTGGGAAAGTACTTGCACAAAGGTGTTTAGAAAGTGGTATTACCAGCGTCTTCTTTGACCAAACAGAGTCAGGGTCATCCTCATCAAGG GTCCAGTTATTGATTGAGGAGTTCAAAAAGGCGAACATCTCCCTTACGGAACCAGAGATGATTCAGCCTGAGCCTAGCCCTGGCATCAATTATGAAGGTTATAACAGATATGCAGAACCAAATGTTTATCAAGAAAACTACCAAGATATTtaa
- the LOC106061020 gene encoding uncharacterized protein LOC106061020 codes for MGIWLILLPVMVMHVTGESDYVMLDRFEVLESKSGCTKGLVSGQDSIMLTGTVRTNAPFRWQLFLERVGFEIQDSYYGPVCTVDVSMGNCFRRNNASLNTCFCEKSINGTWTIVLKWTVQASFNKASFYLWWGQKNFEKSDALSMQQDVIDGQKYSCISDNLIDVQSLLGTESGSKPTVWVKGLSHWLFVSVCLLVCTWRSRPWNVLNA; via the exons ATGGGCATATGGCTGATTCTTCTACCTGTCATGGTCATGCATGTGACAG GTGAAAGTGACTACGTCATGTTAGATCGCTTTGAAGTGTTGGAATCGAAAAGTGGATGCACAAAAGGCTTAGTCTCGGGTCAAGATTCTATCATGCTGACCGGAACTGTCAGGACGAACGCCCCCTTTCGGTGGCAGCTCTTTCTTGAGAGAGTTGGATTTGAGATTCAGGATAGCTATTACGGGCCG GTCTGTACGGTGGACGTGTCGATGGGAAATTGTTTCAGGAGAAACAACGCCTCACTCAACACCTGCTTTTGTGAGAAAAGCATAAACGGCACCTGGACCATTGTTCTGAAGTGGACTGTCCAAGCAAGTTTTAACAAAGCCAGCTTCTACCTGTGGTGGGGACAGAAAAATTTTGAGAAAAGCGACGCACTCTCAATGCAGCAGGACGTAATAG ATGGCCAGAAATATTCTTGTATCAGTGATAATCTAATAGATGTCCAGTCACTTCTGGGTACCG AATCGGGAAGTAAGCCTACCGTCTGGGTCAAAG GTCTTAGCCACTGGCTCTTCGTTAGTGTCTGCCTGTTGGTCTGCACGTGGCGAAGCAGACCATGGAACGTTCTAAATGCTTGA
- the LOC106061021 gene encoding uncharacterized protein LOC106061021 isoform X2 codes for MSGDSADVIPDYLHLHLKDDSQGDIASEFSSISRRSSTFTGFSSQGSYYKRGRTGPYLEGNLRLLETIEFNSDVMCCRFNHDGSHLAVGLCDGTIKIFNALSGQQLYTLSDEDTNKCRLPVTQIRFQPFAEGGKSEYTHIIIATYASGHIKFWHYTSGMCLSTINEVRQILALTVNPEGTHILTAGAEPQINMYDLETRKKVATMEPSDGYDIMDGHRFRVFALQYNPNHPHIFISGGWDDTVQYWDDRKTHSVKKFTGPHLCGDALDIDPIHNHILTGSWRKSHVLQIWDFASAVKIKDVPQDALNHSQLYCAQWLGRDSIICGGTNQNMARIIDRGTLNTTGQLVDLPQGVYCIDNDRQGTTPKIAVGSNRFVYLLRAEKKQFS; via the exons ATGAGCGGAGACTCGGCAGACGTTATTCCTGATTACTTACATCTGCATCTTAAAGATGACAGTCAGGGTGATATTGCCAGTGAATTCAGCTCAATTAGTAGGAGAAGTAGTACATTCACTGGATTTAGTAGTCAAGGCTCGTATTACAAACGGGGCAGAACAGGCCCATACTTAGAGGGCAATTTACGCCTTTTAGAAACAAT AGAGTTCAACTCTGATGTCATGTGTTGTCGATTCAATCATGATGGCAGTCATTTGGCAGTGGGGTTGTGTGATGGCACTATTAAG ATCTTCAATGCACTGAGCGGCCAACAGCTGTACACATTATCTGATGAGGACACCAATAAATGTCGGCTTCCTGTCACACAGATTCGTTTCCAGCCTTTTGCAGAAGGAGGAAAATCAGAATACACGCACATCATCATAGCAACAT ATGCATCAGGGCACATCAAGTTCTGGCACTACACTTCAGGAATGTGTTTGTCCACAATCAATGAAGTCAGACAAATTCTAGCGCTGACTGTCAACCCTGAAGGCACTCACATTCTAACAGCTGGAGCTGAGCCGCAGATTAACATGTACGACCTGGAGACCAGAAAGAAAGTCGCAACAATGGAgcctag CGATGGTTATGACATCATGGATGGCCACAGGTTCAGAGTGTTTGCCCTCCAGTATAATCCAAACCATccacatatatttatttctggAGGCTGGGATGACACTGTACAG TATTGGGATGACAGAAAAACTCATTCAGTCAA GAAATTTACTGGACCACACTTGTGTGGTGATGCCCTTGACATTGACCCAATTCACAACCACATTCTGACTGGATCATGGAGAAAAAGTCATGTGCTCCAG ATCTGGGATTTTGCTTCAGCTGTGAAAATCAAAGATGTTCCCCAGGATGCATTAAATCATAGTCAG CTCTATTGTGCACAGTGGCTTGGAAGAGACAGCATTATTTGTGGAGGTACTAATCAGAACATGGCCAGAATTATAGACAGAGGAACACTGAAT ACTACAGGTCAACTGGTTGATTTACCCCAAGGAGTGTACTGCATTGACAATGACAGGCAAGGGACAACACCCAAGATTGCTGTTGGCTCAAACAGATTTGTATATTTGCTTAGAGCTGAGAAAAAACAGTTTTCATAA